Genomic window (Lutra lutra chromosome 17, mLutLut1.2, whole genome shotgun sequence):
gacctgagtcaaagcccACTTCGAgtaagctcaacccactgagccacccaggtgcccctaatatttaTCTCCTTATTGCTCTGCGAGGAGTCTGCATTTCCCCCTGCAGATAAGCACATGGctcactccctcacctcctccagaaagACCTTCACTCACAGGTCATTAAAACTAACCCCCCCCACCCAAATTCCTTATCCCCatccctaatttttttctctgtagagTACTTAGTACTCCATAATGTACTATGTACTTTAACACTTTTGATTTATGTATAGGTATGTCTTCACTAAATGACATCCATGagagcaatgattttttttattattagtggACTATTTTTGGAGCGGTTTTAGtctcacagcaaaactgagcataAGGTACGGAGATTTCCCTtataccctccccccaccacacacacacacacacacacacacacatacacacacagaatctAAGAGTGGACACACAAGGGATCCTTATTTAAATAACCCTTtcctggggcacttggctggttcagtcagcagagcgtgtgactcttgatctcagggttggaagTTCAAAACCTGggttgggtatagaaattactgaaaatcttttaaatttattaaataaatacatactaaataaatacatactaaataaatacatacataactCTTTTCTGTGCTGAATAGTTGGAAGAACAACAAAATGAGGCCTAGGAAACCTGGCAGGAAAGTCATCCAGGCCGTGTCTAGGTATCTGGGAATCTTCCATTTCTTGACAGGCACGCTTGTTGACCTCTATGGAGAGGGATGGGGGTTCGGGTTTTTGAGGATGGAACTGTCTTAGCACCTCATCTgtgcctttctctccttcccaggaaAGCACCAGAAGCATTCACAAAGGAAACGGACCATGTTCACTGAGAAACAACTGGCCGATTTGGAATCTTTGTTCAGCAAGAACCCATACCCCGCTCCCAGCCTTCAGAAAGAAATGGCTTCGAAACTGGAGATCCATCCCACCGTACTGCAGGTTGGAAGCTACCTCCCCAAAAGACGCTACACTCAGAGACCCTGGGACAATTCCTGAAGCTTCATACTACTCCAGTCCCCCAGACTCCAAAGACCCAGACTCCTACCCTAAAACCCTCTCCCCAACCCATGAAGCAAGGATAGGCAAACTTGTCCTGTAAAGAGCCAGGCAGTAAACATTTTAGTGGGCCATATGTATGGTCTCTGCCAAAATTATTCAGCTTTTCAGGGATAATGTGATGGCAGCCATCAACGATATCTAAGGAAACAGGTATGCCTGCTACATCCCTATAAAATTTTATGGACACACATTTGAAGTTCATATAACTTTCACATGTCACaaatattctgtgtatttttttttcttcaaccatttaaaaatgtaaaacctgttctttggggcatctggctaTCTCCGTTGGAAGAGcgggtgactcttgatttcagggtcattgagttcaagccccattggGTAAGTGTAgatattactttaataaataaaaactttagaaaaaaacaaaaaaacaaaaaaaccctgttctTAGTTCATGGGCCATACAAAATCACAGTCGCAGATCCAGTTTGGCCATGAGCTAAGTGTGCTGACATTAGTCTCTCCTGTTCTGGGGGTTCTGATCCCTGCCTCACTTTCTGTTCCCATCGCCTCCCATTTCCACTCCCTCCTGCACATAGGCTGAGAGAGTTTCCAGCAATAGGATCTAAGAGGCAGAGAAGTGAAACGAACTGTTCTCACCGAGCAGTATCCATGGTATCgggtaaaatgaaaacatctggaAGCTCATTTGGATTTATCCACCTACTACTGCTCTCTTTTCTCTGCAGGTGTGGTTCAAGAACCACAGAGCAAAACTCAAGAAAGCCAAACAGCAATTAGCTGGAGCAGAAGTCAAGACCAGCTCTTCCGAGGGACCCATGGATGCCCCTCCAGGATCCCCCCATGGTGCCCACCAAGCCTCCCTGGTTTATACAGACCACCCAACACCTTCCTTCCAACTCAGCATATGCTCCAGTCTGAAGGTTCTCCCAGACCATTCTGTTGGCCACAAAATCGTCCACTTTGGCTGTTGCCGAGACCCTAACGTCTACTCCCTTCGTCCCATTATGGAATCTCAAATTCTTCCCACAAGCTTCACTGCTTATTCTCTTGGTTCTTCATCTCCACAAAGAACTTAATGAGcaaagccagatgcaaaaggTCACATACCATAATGATTCACGACGATTCCCGGACGAGAGATCTGAGATCCATGCAACATGGATGCATTCCAGAAACATGCTCCgtgaaacaaaagaaagacacACAAGCGCCCGTTGGGTAGAACTGAGTGGAGCGAGGCACTCAACAAACTTACAGCGACGGGAATGTTTTGTGGTATAATTAGGATGACAGGAACCTGCACTAAATTCACCCAAAGACACAGAATGgcaatactgtattacatacaCCACAAAAAGCAATCATGGGGCAGGATGAAGGCGCCAGCCATGgaggtaatcattttgcaatctataaatgtatcaaatcaacgcACTGTACACCTTATActtgtatctcagtaaagctggagaCAATGTttaaattctatctcaataaacaTATACAATGAGACTATTAGGGACAGGTGTTTATCCTGCTTCTTTGtcttgattttgctttttcttcaccATTATTCAGCTAAAAAGACAGTCAATGTCAGTGAGTGGGCAGTTGGCTTATTCTTCTACTttctagttgttgttttttttcttggtcacCTCCTCAGCCATCATTTTATGTCCTGATCACCCAAATACCTCCATTCCCCCAATcctcctaatttccttttttttccccagcttctccctctattctctttccttttttttttctttttgtgagatttcatttgtcagaaagagagtaCAGTGTGTGTTCTCCTCCTGGGACAGGTGTGGCTTTAAGAGGAttacagtttctctctctctgttgtctTCCCCGCCAGAGACAACCATTCCAGCACGCATCGTCCTGGTGTCTCAGCCTGTGGCATGTTCCTCCAAAGTAAGCTCTCCTAAACCCTCTATGGCACCCAGCCCCTACCCCAGAAGGACCCATGGCTTTGACTTTTGCCCATTCCGAAATTCCACATGATTGACTCATTCTGCAGGAACCCTGTGTGGCTTCCATCACTTATGTGTAATGAGGGAAACCCTTGGCCTATTGTGGACAGTACGGGGTTATCTCAAGGACTCCTGGTCTAACACAGTGGTTCCCAACCAGGGGTGGGGTGACATCTGGCACTTCAGGCGACATGTGGGTTGTTGGGCTGGAGGAAGGAGTGGCACCCACTAGCATGTATCCAAAAGGATTGTGAACATCTCACAATTCAAGGTCAGGCCCTGCACCAGTTACCCTGCCCAAAGGGTTGAGAGTACCAGCCAGGCTCAGAAGGTCAGGTATAGCCTGAGACTGACAGGCAAGTGGGCAGGAGACAGAACAGGTCTGCAAACTCTGACCCATAACCTCTATAGGCATCAACCCAAAAGGGCCCCAAGCAGCCAGGACCAGGGCTGTGATGAAGAGGTTCCCTAATGGTCACCCCACCCTCACTTTCACCCTAGGACCAATCAGTAAAGCCAAACATGTCCCCCTCACCAATCACGTAGGGTGCCCCCAATTACTTAGATGATTGGGGTGTTAAATaattctgcccctcctcccacaatCAGCAGAGAGCTGCTTCTGCTTGTGGGACATTTCTGATTAATTATCACAAAATAATGGTAGCTGATGGAGAAATAGATTCCATACAGAACTACAGGTTTAAAAAacttaattcttcctttttttttttaattttatttgtttgagacacagagcacaagctgaggagagaggcagagggaaagagagaagcaggctccccactgagcagggagcctgatgcagggctggatcccgggacctgGAGATCGTGCCCTGAGACGggggcagacgctcaaccaactgagccacccaggcgccccgaaagctTAATTCTTTCTTGGTCAGAATGAAGAACTCTACATCCTTGTTGATTCCAATAATGAAAAACGAGttcaattattctttttctggttaatttcttttttcagtttcatcTGGAACCCATGGTTGGATGTTCTCGGAGGGCAGGTGTGCACTGATTGCCTGGGACCTCACACCAGGGTGTGAGTTGACCGTGAGCAGAGCTCTCTCCCATGTCCCGCCCTAGCCCAGTTTTGGGAACAGAGCATGCCACCAAGTaggttttcaaaatgtttttggaaggaaagcaaaagggaggagaggaagattGGTTGATACAATGAGTGGCTTCGTAGTGCCTTCCAGTCAAAGTCCTTCCTTATATCtaggcccctccctccacctgccagtCCTGAAAGGCACAAACCTGCTGACCTGATAAGGAACACCTGAGGAGCTTTCAAAGCCCCGACTGTAGGAATGGAAGCTGTGGTCCCCGGAAGTGTGTGCCAGTCTGCCCAGGACTGTATTTAAATGAGGGTCCAAAGTCAAGAGACACACCCAAGCCTGACTGGTCCAGAGAGATGCCCGTCCTGAGAAGACTCAGACATCCCTGGAGGAAGTCCCCACGGTGAGCCAGAGGGTGGCTAGGGCTGGAGCCCACCAGGTGGGTTCGGGGCTGGgactcctggggctggggggctcagtgccGGATGCCTCTTACAGCCCTGAGGCTAGGAACACTTGGAGACCCCAAAGCTACGCCAAAGCTGGTCTTACATCCTGTCTTCTAACAATGAGTGGAGGAGACCCATCTCCACTGTGGGGAATCGCTTACCCTCTTGTAGGCGTTTGCATAAAACATGCTCAGAtgtcctctccctcaccccagagAGAGCCACTGACCACCTCCACTCACTGCTTGCTTTGCCTGTGGCTGAACTTGAAAAAGACTGAAACACAACATTTAGtaactcgtgtgtgtgtgtgtgtgtgttctttcccTCACCATCTCACCGGTGAGACTCATGTTAGAGTGACTACAGTattcagagttttttttaaaaacatccttgGTAGGGGCACCGGTCTGTCTCAGTAGAGAAtgggacttttgatctcagggtcgtgagtccGAGCCCCACGCtaggtgtagagtttacttaaaaaaaaaaatcaggggcgcctgggtggctcagtgggttaagccgctgccttcggctcaggtcatgatctcagggtcctgggatcgagccccgcatcgggctctctgctcagcagggagcctgcttcctcctctctctctgcctgcctctctgcctacttgtgatctctctctgtcaaataaaaaaaaaaaaaaaaaaaaaaaatcaagtggtgtctgggtggctcagtgggttaaagcctctgcctttggctcaggtcatgatcccaggatcctgggatcgagccccacgtcaggctctctgcttgtcagggagcctgcttccccctctctttctgcctgcctctctgcctacttgtgatctctgtcaagtaaataaaatcgttaaaaaaataaaaaataaaaaaaaaattttaaaaataaaaatcttaataaaagtttaaaaaagccCTTGGTAAACGTAATACCGGGTGATTTTCACATTTCCGTGATGGTTCTcaaagcaacttcttttttttttttttaaagattttatttatttatttgtcagagagagagagggagagcgagcgaggacaggcagacagagtggcaggcagaggcagagggagaagcaggctcccggatgagcaaggagcccgatgcgggactcgatcccaggacgctgggatcatgacctgagccgaaggcagctgcttaaccaactgagccacccaggcgtccctcaaagcAACTTCTTAAAGCTGGTGTGGGTTTGGAgggtttg
Coding sequences:
- the DPRX gene encoding divergent paired-related homeobox, producing MGKHQKHSQRKRTMFTEKQLADLESLFSKNPYPAPSLQKEMASKLEIHPTVLQVWFKNHRAKLKKAKQQLAGAEVKTSSSEGPMDAPPGSPHGAHQASLVYTDHPTPSFQLSICSSLKVLPDHSVGHKIVHFGCCRDPNVYSLRPIMESQILPTSFTAYSLGSSSPQRT